From Miscanthus floridulus cultivar M001 chromosome 15, ASM1932011v1, whole genome shotgun sequence, the proteins below share one genomic window:
- the LOC136509274 gene encoding uncharacterized protein — MGDSGGPHHHRPSPPPLSDAGKRRRLPNVRLAGSVPLPSHMPHPRRVPIVPATRSRKPLHLQHNSNHHDHPSAEPPQTLLKPFADSGDEVVLAAAFPRKVRRAPKSTAAEEANGEEANGGAEDSETGTEMEEQEEAGDEVVDVPSWLWGMGMGRYAAAFEAHEVDAEVLPWLTMDDLRDMGIGAVGARRKLFCAIQRLTSQPSPRR, encoded by the coding sequence ATGGGCGACTCCGGCGGACCCCACCACCACCgcccttcgccgccgccgctgtcggaCGCCGGCAAGCGACGGCGCCTCCCCAACGTCCGCCTCGCCGGCTCCGTCCCGCTCCCTTCCCACATGCCCCACCCGCGCCGCGTCCCCATCGTCCCCGCCACCAGGTCCCGCAAACCCCTCCACCTTCAGCACAACAGCAACCACCATGACCACCCCTCCGCGGAGCCACCCCAAACCCTCCTAAAACCCTTTGCCGACAGCGGCGACGAAGTCGTCCTGGCCGCCGCCTTCCCCCGCAAGGTCAGGAGGGCCCCAAAGTCCACGGCAGCGGAGGAGGCAAACGGGGAGGAGGCAAACGGAGGGGCGGAGGATTCGGAGACGGGGACGGAGATGGAGGAGCAGGAGGAAGCGGGGGATGAAGTGGTGGACGTGCCGAGCTGGCTGtgggggatggggatggggcgcTACGCGGCGGCGTTCGAGGCGCACGAGGTGGATGCTGAGGTGCTCCCCTGGCTCACTATGGACGACCTCCGGGACATGGGCATTGGTGCCGTCGGAGCACGCCGCAAGCTCTTCTGTGCCATCCAGAGGCTCACTTCGCAGCCGTCGCCACGGAGGTGA